The Pleuronectes platessa chromosome 11, fPlePla1.1, whole genome shotgun sequence DNA segment AACGACGAGATGTCATGTCATTAACCTCCCTCTCCATTCCGGTTTGACTCGCTCCTCCTTCCTCGAGGCTCTCCAGGGGGCAGAGTTATCAAGTGGCAGCTCAGGAGACGAGAGAAAGATGCTGTCTGTATCGAGTGGCCTGGGATGTGTGATGCCACTCCGAGCCCAAGGGCTGCTGAGGATAGGTGTGAAACCAGTGGCCGAGCCAGCCAGTCACTCAGCCTCTACTGCCCCCATCAGGTTAAGGAGGAGAGGTGCAGCGCTGAGACACAAGTTCACTTTGGATGACTCAAGACAGGTGACACTTGGAGCAAGTTGCACAATAGACCTTTATCATAGTCACTTCTACAAAACTGTCTTtcagagacaaaaaaacaagcGTCCTTCTCATGTCATTATCCCTGATGCCGACAAGCTGCCGTCCTGAGAGCAACATATATGTCGCCATGCGCTCAACATGAGAGTGTATTTCTATAAGTGTTAATGTCAAGTGTCAACCAAAGCTTCTGTTAACACTCTAAACATGTTGTCCCCTTTACAAAGTGTTAGAGATACGCAGCTCCACGTCCTCCGCCCGTTAGGGATGCAGAGAGGCAGACCCAGCCCATCTCGGGGGTTATGATAAGGCACATGATAACAGAAAGGAGTCTGTGGGCTCGTGAGGATATGATGTAACCacactgagccccccccccccccccatcttccaCAGCACAACTTGAGGTAATCTGGTGGACAGTGGGTAGGCTAATGGCTGAggatctcacaaacacactcgcacgTCCCAGAGGAAGCTGCATTCAGTGGAAgagtgtgacctctgacctgtggtgAAGAAAGACCGCTGTTGACAGATATAGTATACCTGTGAGAGTCCTCTGTGTTTGGCTTGTCTGCGGGGGTTTTCGTTTCTGGGCCGCAGCCTGGACCAATTCACACATTCTACACAAGAGAAAAATTCTGCTCCGTCAGTTCGCCGCTCGTATCGATACAAACAGCTCCGGCCTTAGATAAACATGTACTCGCACACATGAGAATTGTGTAGACACACACGGCGGCAATACGCACACATCGCACATCCACACAATGCGCTCAGTGTGCTGTGTCTCTCTCACAGGGGTACATTTTCTCTCAGGGTAGAGTTTAGGAAAGGAGGGGCAGATGGGGCAGAGTGAAACCGGAGCCGCCTGAGGAATGCAGGGGGTGTTTTTGGAGGACTGGAGTGGAGTTTGGGGGGTGaacgggagggaggaggggtgacTTAAGGGGTAGGATGGGTGATTAGGGGGTGACAGCTGAGTGCTGACCCCTCTATAATGACAAATCATCTGGCAGGTGTGTGCCCCCCTCCACCGCCCCCTCAGCCACCATCCTTCCCAGGCCAGGGATCTTCCAACCGCTGCCGGAGCAGAGCGCTAAAGGAAGACTTCCGGACATTCACTGTGCCATGCAATCGCCTCATGACTGGACTCACAGCCTCTGTTCACATGTAGACTGCCCCAAGCCTGTTAGCTGCCCTCATTGTCCACTCAACACACCAGTCTAAGCTCCCGCGCTTTAATAAACATAGCTAATGAGGCTCCAGTCCTTGGAGCGAACGCATGTAGGgcaaaatgtattgatttttcTTTGTAGACATCATTTTGTGGGTTCAATAGAAGTTTTTCCCCCCAGCTGCCTGAAAGTCAGTGTTCGAGTCATGAATCATGATGACGACAAGCTGAATCCAAAAAGCCTCTGATCTTTTCTGctgtaaaaacaaatgatgaCCCTGGAACAGTGGGGGGGCTGTGAGAGTGGACAGGTGAAGCCTGGTCCTGGGTTCATGCTGAGATTTTGAAGTAAAAATGTTGGAGacttttaaaatgaattgaTTCTACAGATGAAaccgtcttttttttttttaaacattaacatTGAAGAAAGAAGGCTTTTTGCTTGCTAGAGATTATTTTTTCCCCTGCAATGCTGGTTTGAATCTAACCTTAAATTAGTCAAAtaaatttgcatttaaaaaacaagtatGTATGTAAGAACAGTAAGACAATATCAAATAAGACTtgattagtcccacaatggggacaTTTGCAGAATTCCAACAGCAAGAGTCAAATACAGCCATATGTAAATAAATCCGATGTCTGGTGTTGAcgacattaaataaaaacacaaagtgactggaacaggagtggaggagagaagggCGATTCCAAAAGACAAAATATCAGTTTTGTTAATTGCCCACGATTTGGCGACAGTTGCAGCTGGCAGTCGCAAGCTATGACCAGAGCACTAGCAGATCACAGTTAGTTACAGTATCAACCAAATAACCAAGATAATTCAAGATTGAAATGTTATAAACCAACCATCAGGAATTTGACCACAATTTATGTATGATCCCTAATTGATTCCCTGAGAAGATCCCATTTCTTCATTCATCTCCCCAAGTTCCCGTCAGAGGAGCCGGTTCAACGTCTCTGAACTTGCTCAGTGGTGAACATGAATGTTAAGTCTTCATGTATGAAAGCAGCCAAACCCCGGACAGCAGCTCTGCACTGAGCTTTGTTTCGGACCGATTCAGAATTCTCCATTGTCTTGTGCGCCTGCTCTGCGGTTTGCATGTTGATTAAGTGTCTGCTCGCTCAAATAACCTTTGCAGCATTACAGGCCTCTTTTCCATCAGGCCCGGGCTGCCACAGCTCCTCTTAATCCAATTCCAGCCAACACGTGGAGTCTAGACAAGAGGCCCAAAACAATCAGCACCTCCATCTGAtatctactttttttttttttcttctcttccctccgGAGCTCCAGCCTTACAGCTATTTCCCATTTCCCTGAAGAAGCCAAACACATCCCCCCCATTCCACAGCAGCATCGCCgattccaaacacaaaaaggAGCCACACATTCTCAGCTGGAAGTCACACGGAACCCGCCGGAACATTTCGCCACTTATCTTTTCACTTTGAATTAGAGATGGGGCTCTGCGGTGTTTTCCAGGCAGCGGGAGCAGGAGGGGGGAATACTTTGGTTGTCCCGTCAGGAAAATCTCAGACTGTTTATTAGCATTAGCAGGAGACGTTGCCCAGGTATTAGGAGTTCCAGACTCAAGTGGAAAAATGCTGTTAGCTCCCAGAAGTTTTGATCCAAGTGCACATGGATTTAGAAAGCGAGGGCCAATATCACATGGTAGAGGCTGAACAATAATGCAAGCACTTCTTCATGTGCAATGATTTTGGGAATATAAACACTCAAAGGATTATTACAGTAACCCACATCTgagaaaaagcaaaaaaaaaccaTTATTCTAAGCGTCTATACGAATACAAAACCGGTCTGACACGCACATTGTCATAGTTTCACCCGGCCGTTTTCATCACCTGCACTCGTCTTTTCCCGCTCCCCCCCCTCGAGCGACATAATGGGCCAGTCCAAAGTGACCCATATTTACCCAATAATACGAGGCTTTGAAAAGACCCATATCGAGTTGCAGCTAATGCTCCAGTGGGGCCTGGAGAGTGAAAGATGTTACCGGCCGAAACGGCTTGGGTTTCAGGGCCCTGCGAACAAAAGGCCGTCCAGTCctcagagagaaagggagagggggggacggggggcTGTGGGGTGGGAGGgcatgtagagtgttaatgcACACAGTGAAACAGTAGCGTCAGAGGGGCTCGGAGCGTCTGTTACTCAGGAGtcttgtgtgtgcgcgtgttgtTTTTGGTTTTTATGATTGAGAGCAGTGTAAAGAGGTTGTTCTAAGTGTGCGGCACATCTCTAATGCATTTCTTGTTGTTGCACGTCCCAGGTGTTGTCAGTCCCCTCTTGGTTTTGTCAGCGCCGTCAAGTACAGTCATGTGAAAGGAGTGAGAATTCATCTTTAAGCTTCGTGCACATCCACAGCCGGTAAATGTGTGCGTACATGCGAGAGGCCGGCCTTTACAGGAAGATGCGGATACACTCCGCCGGGTTAATGGAGCAGAACTGAACTAACCTGGGGTGTTAGGGGTGAGCAGAGGGCAGACAGGGTTGGTTTAAGAGAAGAGGGTTTGTGGCGATGATACCCAAAGGTGATTTCACCtcacatcctccctccctcttttttcgacttcccacccctccacccacgctcctcaccctcttcctccctcaccctcgctctctctctcatgttctCTCTTttgctccctcgctccctccttaGGGGCAGGCAGGTATAAGGTTACACAGAGCTCTCAGCTTTCTTGGAAGGAATGACCACATGAGTAGCTTGGGGATTAGATTAGCAGGAAGAGCAGACTTAGCCGGGCTGTAAATAGCCCACTTTTTTCACCATTAAAAAGGCCCAGTACAATATAATCAATAGACAGCACTCATCTGATGCAGGAAGCCATTCGAGAAGACCTCCCTCAAGTGCTCTGAAGGACAGGCTACAGCAGCTTGGGCCTAATGAAGTTATTATTAATCACTGAGCCTCCTGTTTTgaacttgtgtgttgtttctctagTGGGTGATGAGTGGTCTTTGTGTGCGAGacctgactgacatctctcgcCGCGCCTCTTCTCACTTTCGCCGTCCGTCATGAAACTTGACAAGGTCGTCTCCTCGATGTTAAATTCATGAATGTTGGACTTTACGTGTTTATGTCATAGTCTAGTTTTTTAATTCAGGATGTTCCacttcattttttgttttattgcgtTACAAGGAAATGAGTAAACTAAAATCAAGAGTCGTAAAACACCAGAGCGAAAATATGATGTGTTCAGGCTGCAGTCTCACCAACACCTTTTTCTGCATctctcatatacacacacacacacacacactgactcactcactcacacgcaCGTCTCAGCTCTCAGTCTTAGCCTCCCCACAGGTGTTGGGTTACTCTGTAAAGCAGCTTGAATGAGCGCAGAAATCACAGAGGACTGTCTGTGCTCTTGATTCCCATTTCACTTTGAAGTTTCCCCCCGGCTCACAGGAACAAGGGCCATGAAGCCCGACTCGTGTGAGGGCTTTAGACCTCTCTGTGAAGACTATGATTtctgcagggggggggcagTATCGATGGGCAAAGCTACGTGTTGTCTCAGTCGTTGGGGGACTTTGCTTTTTTAGCTTTGTAGTTAGATGTTGGGGGAAAGCGCGACTGATCATGTGTGGAggttcccccccaccccaacccaATGATTGCTTTTTGATGGCACATAACTGTAGAGGAAGGATTAAAGTGGTTGGAGAACCAGGTAACCCCCCcgtcacaacaaacacactcataagTACAGAGGCATCTATCACAGCAAAGACTAAATTAACAGCTGaactgtttttctgtctgtgcgCCGATGTGAAAATAAACAGTGACTCTTGGCTTTTACTTAAGATCCTGAAAAGGGGCTTTGGCAGGATACATCTGTAAGCActcaaaaaataaaagacacctATAATACTTTAATAGAGCCATGTTGGAGAGGCTTTTAGGCACAAGGTGTTCCAGTGTTGGGGTATGACTCCGTCTGTCTCCGTTGATTTCATCAAAGGGACAAAGTGTCTCAGAGAGCCAGTGAAAATAACTTCAAGTGTGGATTTAATGAAGAATAAACTTACCCTCGAGTTACACTCACAGGaaccagtttttgtttttttctaaagcAGCTCTCTGGCTGCCAGTCCctcacattatttacaaaatagCTCACTCCTGTTGCTGaccacagctgtgtgtgtgttcccaggtATCTGAACCACGTGCGGGCTGCCATGCCTCAGGACACAGCTGGAGGATACAGCTCGGCTCTGGCGTGTCATCGAGCCGTCCAGGATGCGTTCAGCGGGCTGTTCCCTTTTAAAAGGATGAACTCGTAGCTCAGAGGAGTAACAGCAGCTACTGGATAAATATGTGACTGAATGGACTATAAATCCTGCTCTGCTGCCACCATGGAGAGCTGCTGTCTGTGGTGGGTGGTGATACAGTATGACCGTTTTTTGGTcaaggtttatttttttatgttgtgtaaattttacaataaaataaaatcaaaaagaacCCCAAGCGTCTGTCCATCGTTTTACAGGtttatttaagaaaagaaacaatagaGGACAAAACATGTCAAGTCCTGAATGAGAACAGTTGTGATACATTCTCCTTTGAAAAAGTGGGGTTTCTTAAACCAAATTATTAAATTGGGTTATTTTTAAACCAAAACTGTTTGAAATTTACATCTCTGGTGACAGGATCTGTCACAACTGTAAAAGATGCAAAAAATTGAACTTACTTAAAACAAAAGATCTCGAATAAAACTTTTCCTTGTAAAATGTTATATTGAATCAGTTTCTTCACACTTCTGTCTCTTTGGGGCAGGTTCTTCTGAGGGTTCTGTGGacagattgaaaaaaaacatttagagaTGAACATAatagaatgaaaaataataataaagattattaCCATACCAGAGAAGATTATGTTTTCCTCCCCATCtcttggtttatttgtttgtttgtcagcagaattGAACAAAGCTACTCGGGGCCAAGACAGAACCCTTTCAGTTTAGGGCCAGATCAAGGATTTTTTTCAGGTTCTTTAACGTCATGGGGcattttgaaatgtttacaTCAATTGAccgatcttgatgaaataataTCAGACATGTTTTAGGGGACTGTTTTTGATGTGTGCGCAATTAGGTGCAGATCTCCAAAAAATTTGGATCTActgaattgaaatgtggttttTATGAGGGGCGTCGGTTGTggtgagtgccattctagtttccattattgattaatctgccAATTATCGTAACATTTCTGGTAAAATGTCCGACAAACAAGTTCTCAGTTCTCACCTGTCTGATcatcactgctgctgaagaGGACTTCTTTAGGGATTGTGAATCTCACACACATCATATCTTTGTTGGGAGCTACGTTACGCACAAAATGCAAGGAGCATCGGTTCTCCAGGGGGACCCCGAGGCTGTGGGACGCCCTCTTCACCACATCTGTGTCCGGGTCGTCCTCTCTGGAGAAGCCGTAGCAGTGCACCGTGGGTAAGTTCTCGTCACAGGGAGTTTCCTGGTGCAGGAGGCCTCTGAATGCATCCAGAAACTCCAAAGCTAAAGCCGGCAGGTTCATCACCACATGAACGCTGTCTTTTCCTTTCAGCAGCGCAGGCAGCTCCTGCTTCACGGGGCCCTGGATGAACGCTCTGCCGTCCAGGTTGAACGTCCTCACCTTGCTCTCCACCTTGTTGAGTTTGCAGTTGTGCTGCAGCCATCGGTAGGACTCTGGGTTGAGATCGTTGGCCAAAACTTTGGCGCCCATGCGTGCTGCGGGGATGGCAAAGGGCCCGACCCCAGCAAACACGTCAAACACCGTGTCCCCCCGTTTGACGAGCTGCACCACGCGCTGGTGCTCTGTGCTCAGCCGGGAGTTCCAATACACACGAGAGAAGTCAAACTCATACGTCACCCCATTTTctttcagctgcaacacacagatAAGTGATGTTGAGAATCAGATGCTTCTCCAAACTTCGGTGGATGTTCATACACATGTCATTATCTTTGTATCTGTTCTATAACTTACCTTAGCAACCATGTTCTCCTCTCCAGCGAGCACCTCCATTTTGAAGTTTCGGTACGTTGAGTCGATGATGTTTAATTTGTTGACCACACAGGTAATGCCAGGGTTTTTGTCCATGATGACTTGACCTAGAACGGAAGCAACAGACAAGTTGTGACAGTGAGTATAACTTCATAAACTGGATGGTTCTTTGAGTTAGTTTGATTTAAGAATTCAGAAATGTAATAATTTCAAGATAATATAT contains these protein-coding regions:
- the trmt5 gene encoding tRNA (guanine(37)-N1)-methyltransferase; translation: MSRILCRVLTSAHTRRNLEAAAAHLWSAASPAASLCPGSSPRTTMEPKLYRSPAGVRGMTSLDKEAFTQTITVPALRVPIRVLNKVIKSLKKSTIQRPGMPRVVPDTEDGGDFRLILLDPHRISSPSCFSEAEAEALRSFEVPEELHSHELQLTYDNLKSEEVLEAVLPQGQDVTSAFSRVGHIAHMNLRDHQFLYKSLIGQVIMDKNPGITCVVNKLNIIDSTYRNFKMEVLAGEENMVAKLKENGVTYEFDFSRVYWNSRLSTEHQRVVQLVKRGDTVFDVFAGVGPFAIPAARMGAKVLANDLNPESYRWLQHNCKLNKVESKVRTFNLDGRAFIQGPVKQELPALLKGKDSVHVVMNLPALALEFLDAFRGLLHQETPCDENLPTVHCYGFSREDDPDTDVVKRASHSLGVPLENRCSLHFVRNVAPNKDMMCVRFTIPKEVLFSSSDDQTEPSEEPAPKRQKCEETDSI